A portion of the Hylaeus volcanicus isolate JK05 unplaced genomic scaffold, UHH_iyHylVolc1.0_haploid 12237, whole genome shotgun sequence genome contains these proteins:
- the LOC128883898 gene encoding myosin-3-like isoform X2, whose protein sequence is MMQHVSNDHITHEENATHLQQTNLVKSFTLSKNPHDIEDDIHSESSQKSSDLPNVTQFLCNTVDNGLQKSDDETVVTTSNFSRLHSNQKLATNNASTETFSSNQDTPLSHNVLVNQDIPLTEEFSETKDINVQVRYLLGKLNHEEEKLNHVLRLNEELQKHCKNLQNNIDTRDEKLGISHKVPKNIEDSCKNEKNVDLYRKELQSRSEELAETKVLLAALCEDKEKTERLNQDHIKFLQCYHPSLIKEFNSWRERQHFNDSESLANQRLATKIGGKKKKNLFKMLQNKAMNNYMFFSAV, encoded by the exons atgatGCAACATGTTAGTAATGATCATATAACACACGAAGAAAATGCAACACATTTGCAACAAACAAATTTAGTCAAATCTTTTACCTTATCAAAGAATCCTCATGATATAGAGGATGATATCCATTCAG aatcAAGTCAGAAGAGTAGTGACCTGCCAAATGTCacacaatttttatgcaataCAG TTGACAATGGTTTACAAAAAAGTGATGATGAAACTGTTGTTACCACTTCTAACTTTTCTCGCCTTCACTCTAACCAAAAACTAGCTACGAATAATGCGTCTACAGAAACCTTTTCATCCAATCAAGACACTCCGCTGAGTCACAACGTTCTTGTAAATCAAGATATTCCATTAACAGAAGAATTTTCAGAAACAAAAGATATCAATGTTCAAGTACGTTATTTACTAGGAAAGCTTAATCACGAGGAAGAAAAACTGAATCATGTGTTGCGTCTTAACGAAGAATTACaaaaacattgcaaaaatttacaaaacaatATAGACACACGAGACGAAAAACTTGGCATCTCTCATAAG GTTCCAAAGAATATAGAAGAttcatgtaaaaatgaaaaaaacgtGGATTTGTATAGAAAAGAACTACAAAGTAGAAGCGAAGAGTTAGCAGAAACCAAAGTACTTCTTGCCGCGCTTTGT GAGGACAAAGAAAAAACTGAACGTTTAAACCAAgatcatataaaatttcttcaatgttATCATCCATCCcttataaaagaatttaattcctgGCGTGAACGGCAACATTTTAATGATTCGGAATCCTTAGCAAA TCAAAGACTAGCTACGAAAAttggaggaaaaaagaaaaaaaatttattcaaaatgttacaaaataaagcaATGAACAATTACATGTTTTTTAGTGCAGTCTAA
- the LOC128883898 gene encoding myosin-3-like isoform X1 has product MMQHVSNDHITHEENATHLQQTNLVKSFTLSKNPHDIEDDIHSESSQKSSDLPNVTQFLCNTDTSEMLSLVDNGLQKSDDETVVTTSNFSRLHSNQKLATNNASTETFSSNQDTPLSHNVLVNQDIPLTEEFSETKDINVQVRYLLGKLNHEEEKLNHVLRLNEELQKHCKNLQNNIDTRDEKLGISHKVPKNIEDSCKNEKNVDLYRKELQSRSEELAETKVLLAALCEDKEKTERLNQDHIKFLQCYHPSLIKEFNSWRERQHFNDSESLANQRLATKIGGKKKKNLFKMLQNKAMNNYMFFSAV; this is encoded by the exons atgatGCAACATGTTAGTAATGATCATATAACACACGAAGAAAATGCAACACATTTGCAACAAACAAATTTAGTCAAATCTTTTACCTTATCAAAGAATCCTCATGATATAGAGGATGATATCCATTCAG aatcAAGTCAGAAGAGTAGTGACCTGCCAAATGTCacacaatttttatgcaataCAG atACTAGTGAAATGCTTTCTTTAGTTGACAATGGTTTACAAAAAAGTGATGATGAAACTGTTGTTACCACTTCTAACTTTTCTCGCCTTCACTCTAACCAAAAACTAGCTACGAATAATGCGTCTACAGAAACCTTTTCATCCAATCAAGACACTCCGCTGAGTCACAACGTTCTTGTAAATCAAGATATTCCATTAACAGAAGAATTTTCAGAAACAAAAGATATCAATGTTCAAGTACGTTATTTACTAGGAAAGCTTAATCACGAGGAAGAAAAACTGAATCATGTGTTGCGTCTTAACGAAGAATTACaaaaacattgcaaaaatttacaaaacaatATAGACACACGAGACGAAAAACTTGGCATCTCTCATAAG GTTCCAAAGAATATAGAAGAttcatgtaaaaatgaaaaaaacgtGGATTTGTATAGAAAAGAACTACAAAGTAGAAGCGAAGAGTTAGCAGAAACCAAAGTACTTCTTGCCGCGCTTTGT GAGGACAAAGAAAAAACTGAACGTTTAAACCAAgatcatataaaatttcttcaatgttATCATCCATCCcttataaaagaatttaattcctgGCGTGAACGGCAACATTTTAATGATTCGGAATCCTTAGCAAA TCAAAGACTAGCTACGAAAAttggaggaaaaaagaaaaaaaatttattcaaaatgttacaaaataaagcaATGAACAATTACATGTTTTTTAGTGCAGTCTAA
- the LOC128883898 gene encoding myosin-3-like isoform X3 codes for MMQHVSNDHITHEENATHLQQTNLVKSFTLSKNPHDIEDDIHSESSQKSSDLPNVTQFLCNTETFSSNQDTPLSHNVLVNQDIPLTEEFSETKDINVQVRYLLGKLNHEEEKLNHVLRLNEELQKHCKNLQNNIDTRDEKLGISHKVPKNIEDSCKNEKNVDLYRKELQSRSEELAETKVLLAALCEDKEKTERLNQDHIKFLQCYHPSLIKEFNSWRERQHFNDSESLANQRLATKIGGKKKKNLFKMLQNKAMNNYMFFSAV; via the exons atgatGCAACATGTTAGTAATGATCATATAACACACGAAGAAAATGCAACACATTTGCAACAAACAAATTTAGTCAAATCTTTTACCTTATCAAAGAATCCTCATGATATAGAGGATGATATCCATTCAG aatcAAGTCAGAAGAGTAGTGACCTGCCAAATGTCacacaatttttatgcaataCAG AAACCTTTTCATCCAATCAAGACACTCCGCTGAGTCACAACGTTCTTGTAAATCAAGATATTCCATTAACAGAAGAATTTTCAGAAACAAAAGATATCAATGTTCAAGTACGTTATTTACTAGGAAAGCTTAATCACGAGGAAGAAAAACTGAATCATGTGTTGCGTCTTAACGAAGAATTACaaaaacattgcaaaaatttacaaaacaatATAGACACACGAGACGAAAAACTTGGCATCTCTCATAAG GTTCCAAAGAATATAGAAGAttcatgtaaaaatgaaaaaaacgtGGATTTGTATAGAAAAGAACTACAAAGTAGAAGCGAAGAGTTAGCAGAAACCAAAGTACTTCTTGCCGCGCTTTGT GAGGACAAAGAAAAAACTGAACGTTTAAACCAAgatcatataaaatttcttcaatgttATCATCCATCCcttataaaagaatttaattcctgGCGTGAACGGCAACATTTTAATGATTCGGAATCCTTAGCAAA TCAAAGACTAGCTACGAAAAttggaggaaaaaagaaaaaaaatttattcaaaatgttacaaaataaagcaATGAACAATTACATGTTTTTTAGTGCAGTCTAA
- the LOC128883898 gene encoding myosin-3-like isoform X4: MQYRYTQRNVESDTNVVRVVYKVDNGLQKSDDETVVTTSNFSRLHSNQKLATNNASTETFSSNQDTPLSHNVLVNQDIPLTEEFSETKDINVQVRYLLGKLNHEEEKLNHVLRLNEELQKHCKNLQNNIDTRDEKLGISHKVPKNIEDSCKNEKNVDLYRKELQSRSEELAETKVLLAALCEDKEKTERLNQDHIKFLQCYHPSLIKEFNSWRERQHFNDSESLANQRLATKIGGKKKKNLFKMLQNKAMNNYMFFSAV, encoded by the exons atgcaataCAGGTATACACAACGAAACGTTGAGAGTGACACAAATGTTGTTCGAGTCGTATATAAAG TTGACAATGGTTTACAAAAAAGTGATGATGAAACTGTTGTTACCACTTCTAACTTTTCTCGCCTTCACTCTAACCAAAAACTAGCTACGAATAATGCGTCTACAGAAACCTTTTCATCCAATCAAGACACTCCGCTGAGTCACAACGTTCTTGTAAATCAAGATATTCCATTAACAGAAGAATTTTCAGAAACAAAAGATATCAATGTTCAAGTACGTTATTTACTAGGAAAGCTTAATCACGAGGAAGAAAAACTGAATCATGTGTTGCGTCTTAACGAAGAATTACaaaaacattgcaaaaatttacaaaacaatATAGACACACGAGACGAAAAACTTGGCATCTCTCATAAG GTTCCAAAGAATATAGAAGAttcatgtaaaaatgaaaaaaacgtGGATTTGTATAGAAAAGAACTACAAAGTAGAAGCGAAGAGTTAGCAGAAACCAAAGTACTTCTTGCCGCGCTTTGT GAGGACAAAGAAAAAACTGAACGTTTAAACCAAgatcatataaaatttcttcaatgttATCATCCATCCcttataaaagaatttaattcctgGCGTGAACGGCAACATTTTAATGATTCGGAATCCTTAGCAAA TCAAAGACTAGCTACGAAAAttggaggaaaaaagaaaaaaaatttattcaaaatgttacaaaataaagcaATGAACAATTACATGTTTTTTAGTGCAGTCTAA
- the LOC128884198 gene encoding uncharacterized protein LOC128884198 isoform X1 — protein sequence MDPSLNSSNDSEFQTCINIVLQSGLSETQKKTFLTTLKKILVNVTTYSLNTKYQSINTESETFISKIRLNGALDDLLIDRIFSACYFIKNESFCDSQKGTSSQLILQSSQNFILSPNVCFDRLYSLQAILQKALDEALKNKETKQLCMNVSTHREKLISSKIADSLVLESIREDQKEKLPKKDNFSRFHTEPRKSFICQNPDSNKVSKKSQFFFFFNPQNAFFPRRTLFVVQSFIVL from the exons ATGGACCCTTCGTTGAATAGCTCAAATGATTCTGAGTTTCAAACTTGTATTAACATTGTACTGCAAAGTGGTTTATCAGAAactcaaaaaaaaacatttttaacaacattgaaaaaaattttagtcAA CGTGACGACGTATTcattgaatacaaaatatcaatctATTAACACGGAAAGCGAAACATTTATatcaaaa ataagaTTAAATGGAGCTCTCGATGACCTTTTAATTGACAGAATTTTTTCCGCGtgttatttcataaaaaatgaatctttttGTGATTCTCAAAAAGGG acATCATCACAATTGATTTTACAATCGtctcaaaatttcattctttcacCTAACGTTTGTTTTGATCGCTTATACTCTTTGCAAGCTATTTTGCAAAAAGCCCTTGATGAAGcattgaaaaacaaagaaacaaagcAACTATGTATGAACGTCTCGACTCATCGGGAAAAATTGATTAGTTCAAAGATTGCTGATTCATTAGTATTAGAGTCAATACGTGAagatcaaaaagaaaaattaccaaaaaaaGACAATTTCTCACGTTTTCATACTGAAccaagaaaaagtttcatctgtCAAAATCCAGATTCAAATAAGGTAAgtaaaaaaagtcaattttttttttttttcaatccaCAAAATGCTTTTTTTCCACGCAGAACACTTTTTGTCGTTCAGTCTTTCATcgtattatga
- the LOC128884198 gene encoding uncharacterized protein LOC128884198 isoform X2: MDPSLNSSNDSEFQTCINIVLQSGLSETQKKTFLTTLKKILVNVTTYSLNTKYQSINTESETFISKIRLNGALDDLLIDRIFSACYFIKNESFCDSQKGTSSQLILQSSQNFILSPNVCFDRLYSLQAILQKALDEALKNKETKQLCMNVSTHREKLISSKIADSLVLESIREDQKEKLPKKDNFSRFHTEPRKSFICQNPDSNKNTFCRSVFHRIMKFFCFKRKT, encoded by the exons ATGGACCCTTCGTTGAATAGCTCAAATGATTCTGAGTTTCAAACTTGTATTAACATTGTACTGCAAAGTGGTTTATCAGAAactcaaaaaaaaacatttttaacaacattgaaaaaaattttagtcAA CGTGACGACGTATTcattgaatacaaaatatcaatctATTAACACGGAAAGCGAAACATTTATatcaaaa ataagaTTAAATGGAGCTCTCGATGACCTTTTAATTGACAGAATTTTTTCCGCGtgttatttcataaaaaatgaatctttttGTGATTCTCAAAAAGGG acATCATCACAATTGATTTTACAATCGtctcaaaatttcattctttcacCTAACGTTTGTTTTGATCGCTTATACTCTTTGCAAGCTATTTTGCAAAAAGCCCTTGATGAAGcattgaaaaacaaagaaacaaagcAACTATGTATGAACGTCTCGACTCATCGGGAAAAATTGATTAGTTCAAAGATTGCTGATTCATTAGTATTAGAGTCAATACGTGAagatcaaaaagaaaaattaccaaaaaaaGACAATTTCTCACGTTTTCATACTGAAccaagaaaaagtttcatctgtCAAAATCCAGATTCAAATAAG AACACTTTTTGTCGTTCAGTCTTTCATcgtattatgaaatttttttgttttaaaagaaaaacatag
- the LOC128884194 gene encoding uncharacterized protein LOC128884194: MTLSCVDFCCECQNEYILQAVNFIAEEKDFIVIVGSSNSGKTTLVECLSGRPKNFCSTSGRILIDGLTATPAKLKKYCRFVHSKQVLLPHVTVLETLRVFAKLTLSHLSISQQNVRIQTVLKQLGLNHRQDTLIGGVWHKGLSTGEQRRVQIAISLLSNPKVLILDDCITGLDTYTALELIISLRNLALSGCTVICTLSQITSPILSLIDKVIVLAYGRIIYNGKILELPQHLRTLKIFCHENINCLNFLFDIVTYENSTSFESYMSLHSTPYVPTFSSIPVNFLFEGFRKSELSRVINEAIRLNQFVDPRYVDHIVPLNASNTAVTLSKKCWSSLKKSYAETCILSSRFFKNNFRSPSVYFSIFFMNILQSLFLGIIFWQLLSGIPKTKPFSVDFSQIRKNSISKMLVDGIHGDQPFLDSLTIGVDGRSSQPLLSFLNSTDTINYIHALISCASLQSDFLKKYPSFGIGRQEDWTSDLRLQRLTKPREVLYNFITLFQSVIELRNDMTKDWDPNKDNIEFWTTFYLKTNENFIAPYRFCVNILKKETGTRHEKKKNRNLFSFEEVSFYEMINSVIGWWSSPLLYSLRHYMLHMADCHQPQCQSMFTFLTFLKQSWKDLNVTVRSLLSVCGCLFFVVATLGFSTFDVLLTFPREKDLFSTEIENGFYMSISYFLARNFADLPFQILPSFVSLTIFYFMAGLGTTIAHYFFFILICIGIIFAAYGLGYFMSFSCPSIEISMLVTPFILIIFLTLAGFVLRDENIPSWLRFLDLFNFYKWGFFSLIINQFPLIKGGHFGVLPNTLPRLVSGVFTENLFNTILIVYSIGFLYRFLGYIVLLIRMQPDWLGTFP; encoded by the exons ATGACACTATCATGCGTTGATTTTTGTTGTGAATGCCAGAATGAGTACATATTACAGGCTGTTAATTTTATAGCAGAAGAAAAGGATTTCATTGTTATAGTAGGGTCATCCAATTCAGGAAAAACCACATTAGTTGAATGTTTATCAGGACGTccaaaaaatttttgtagtaCGTCGGGGCGAATTCTTATAGATGGGTTGACTGCGACACCcgctaaattaaaaaaatattgccgCTTTGTTCATTCAAAACAAGTTTTACTTCCTCATGTAACCGTTTTAGAGACTTTGAGAGTGTTCGCTAAACTCACATTATCCCATTTGTCAATAAGTCAACAAAATGTTCGTATTCAAACTGTTTTAAAGCAATTAGGTTTAAATCATCGTCAAGATACACTTATAGGTGGTGTATGGCATAAAGGTTTAAGTACAGGAGAACAACGGCGTGTTCAAATTGCTATATCATTATTATCGAATcctaaagttttaattttagatgaTTGTATAACAGGTCTAGATACATATACAGCATTAGAATTGATTATATCACTTAGAAATTTGGCATTGTCCGGTTGTACTGTTATTTGTACATTATCTCAAATTACCTCACCTATCCTTTCTCTAATTGATAAAGTTATTGTTTTAGCCTATGGTCGTATCATTTATAATGGGAAAATTCTAGAATTACCTCAACATTTACgtacattgaaaattttttgccatgaaaatatcaattgtttaaatttcctCTTTGATATAGTAACTTACGAAAACAGTACTTCGTTTGAGTCATATATGTCCCTTCATTCCACACCTTACGTTCCGACGTTTTCTTCCATTCCtgtcaattttttgtttgaaggTTTTCGAAAATCTGAGTTATCGCGCGTTATTAATGAAGCAATTCgtttaaatcaatttgttGATCCTCGTTATGTTGATCATATTGTACCCTTAAATGCATCTAACACAGCAGTGACACTGTCTAAAAAATGTTGGTCTTCACTTAAAAAGTCTTATGCtgaaacgtgtattttatctagt agattttttaaaaacaattttcggTCTCCTagtgtatatttttctatttttttcatgaaCATACtacaaagtttatttcttG GTATTATTTTCTGGCAATTATTATCGGGTATTCCTAAAACAAAACCTTTCTCAGTTGATTTCTCACAAATACGTAAAAATTCCATATCGAAGATGTTGGTGGACGGTATTCATGGTGATCAACCTTTTCTTGATAGTTTGACAATTGGTGTGGATGGACGTTCGAGTCAACCGTTGTtgagttttttaaattcaactgatacaataaattatattcatgcTTTAATTTCATGCGCGTCATTACAATCTgactttcttaaaaaatatcccTCTTTTGGTATAGGGCGACAAGAAGATTGGACTAGTGATTTAAGATTACAGCGTTTAACAAAACCAAGAGAAGTGTTGTATAATTTCATAACACTATTTCAGTCAGTGATTGAACTAAGAAACGATATGACAAAAGATTGGGATCCTAATAAAGATAACATAGAATTTTGGActacgttttatttaaaaactaatgaaaattttattgcgCCCTATAGATTTTgtgttaatatattaaaaaaagaaacgggaaCGCGtcatgagaaaaaaaaaaaccgaaatcttttttcatttgaagaaGTTAGTTTTTATGAAATGATAAACTCTGTTATTGGATGGTGGTCTTCTCCATTGTTGTATTCTTTACGACATTATATGCTCCATATGGCAGATTGTCATCAACCTCAATGTCAGTCCATGTTCACTTTTCTAACGTTTTTAAAACAATCTTGGAAAGATTTAAACGTTACCGTGAGGTCTTTATTGAGTGTTTGTGGTTGCTTATTTTTTGTTGTGGCTACTCTTGGTTTCTCTACCTTTGACGTTCTTTTAACATTTCCACGcgaaaaagatttattttcaactgaAATTGAAAACGGATTTTATATGTCGATAAGTTATTTTTTAGCTCGTAATTTTGCTGATTTACCTTTTCAAATTCTACCAAGTTTTGTGTCCttaaccattttttatttcatggcAGGTTTAGGTACAACAATCgctcattattttttttttatcctaaTATGCATTGGAATTATATTTGCTGCTTATGGGTTAGGATATTTCATGTCTTTTTCATGTCCAtctattgaaatttcaatgctGGTGAccccatttattttaatcatctTTTTAACACTTGCCGGTTTTGTATTACGtgatgaaaatattccatCGTGGCTTCGTTTTTTggatttgtttaatttttataaatggggtttcttttctcttattATCAATCAATTTCCTCTTATTAAAGGCGGTCATTTCGGTGTTCTTCCTAATACCCTACCAAGGCTTGTATCTGGAGTGTTTactgaaaatctttttaacaccattcttattgtttacagTATAGGATTTCTTTATCGATTTTTAGGGTATATTGTACTACTCATTCGAATGCAACCTGATTGGTTAGGCACATTTccttaa
- the LOC128884195 gene encoding uncharacterized protein LOC128884195 isoform X1 — protein MENQCHSSRNDSKFDTTYIVSEPHLSSTPKRRHVSDTFRVNHDPYLLSDEICGHLISDCCKNNALCLNFPQQTCSIHPKEYCFNFSELDSATQMLEDLKSQRKKASIESFLDLKKSLPSTQATFSTMCSNSASSDDLGLWINSHTSDTSSKPSSTIWPSCDLISMSDADDMNHSSFYKNYSFQERTKMNALQTLESLSSDTDPIVIRETTVKGQPWSSLNPHWNEFSEYDVPNNDSPLIHSFLYSKEQENTTLFESLASIQPVSQTQARKVSFFDKERCKEKKALFGVTIPIVENLNGCSMKMPWFGNTYKKELNSKNNPLLDNDFFFMDRYEKKAIPSEKQNTDMFSKYPYPQNDTKTLGAFTETPNSKPFFDSHGHFPSSTFSTLVNTSNTSVSRLHKQSTKPPYVGSCKKSLLDSSHTLQKTKAKSSYRKKTLTFPGVSLEKEPVTCRGRKSGAPIVLAHPEEFKNPSSFLKVYGDPLCIHLNDEKTVTSILRGKNGNWGCQRCGNVNYPRRFRCNKCNELRSAKGDAVVSEYVLNVYEQHVKFYRQLAA, from the exons ATGGAGAATCAATGTCACTCGAGTCGAAATGATTCAAAATTTGACACTACTTATATTGTGTCTGAACCACATCTGTCGTCGACACCCAAAAGACGTCACGTCTCAGACACTTTTCGTGTCAATCATGACCCTTACCTTTTGAGTGATGAAATTTGCGGTCACTTGATTTCTGACTGTTGCAAAAACAATGCGttatgtttaaattttccaCAACAAACTTGCTCAATTCATCCTAAAgaatattgtttcaatttttctgaattaGATTCCGCGACACAAATGTTGGAGGATCTTAAATCACAAAGAAAAAAGGCATCCATAGAGTCTTTTTTAGATTTGAAAAAGTCTTTACCATCAACACAAGCAACATTTTCCAcg ATGTGTAGTAATTCAGCATCGAGTGATGACTTAGGATTATGGATTAACTCCCACACAAGCGACACGTCCTCCAAACCCTCCTCTACTATCTGGCCATCTTGTGACCTTATATCCATGTCGGATGCAGATGACATGAatcattcttctttttataaaaattattcttttcaagaaagaacaaaaatgaatgcGTTACAAACACTTGAATCTCTTTCAAGCGATACTGATCCGATAGTTATCAGGGAAACAACTGTCAAAGGTCAACCTTGGTCTTCACTCAATCCACATTGGAATGAATTTTCAGAATACGATGTACCCAATAATGATTCACCATTAATACATTCATTTCTGTATTCGAAAGAGCAAGAGAATACTACCTTATTTGAAAGTTTAGCCTCAATTCAACCCGTTTCACAGACTCAAGCTAGAAAGGTATCTTTTTTTGACAAAGAGAGGTGTAAGGAGAAAAAGGCATTGTTTGGTGTAACAATACCTATAGTGGAGAATTTAAATGGGTGTTCAATGAAGATGCCTTGGTTTGGGAATACGTATAAAAAGGAATTGAATAGTAAAAACAATCCTCTCCTGGacaatgatttcttttttatggaCCGTTATGAAAAAAAAGCTATTCCgagtgaaaaacaaaacacagaCATGTTCTCAAAATATCCTTATCCacaaaatgatacaaaaactTTAGGTGCTTTCACAGAAACTCCTAATTCCAAACCATTCTTTGACTCTCATGGACATTTTCCTTCCTCAACATTCTCGACTCTTGTTAATACCTCCAATACTTCAGTATCTCGTTTACATAAACAGTCAACAAAGCCACCTTACGTTGGGAGCTGCAAAAAAAGTTTACTCGATTCATCACATACCCTACAAAAAACCAAGGCCAAAAGTTCTTACCGTAAGA AAACTTTAACATTTCCAGGAGTTTCTTTAGAGAAAGAACCCGTCACGTgtcgaggaagaaaaagtgGTGCGCCTATTGTTCTTGCACATCCCGAAGAGTTCAAGAATCCTAGCAGTTTTTTAAAAGTGTATGGGGATCCTTtatgtattcatttaaatgatgaaaaaaCAGTAACATCAATTTTGCGAGGAAAAAATGGTAATTGGGGATGCCAAAGATGTGGTAATGTCAATTACCCTCGTCGTTTTCGATGCAATAAATGTAATGAACTACGAAGTGCAAAGGGAGATGCTGTTGTCTCTGAGTATGTCTTGAATGTATATGAACAGCATGTGAAATTTTATCGTCAACTCGCGGCGTAA
- the LOC128884195 gene encoding uncharacterized protein LOC128884195 isoform X2, translating to MENQCHSSRNDSKFDTTYIVSEPHLSSTPKRRHVSDTFRVNHDPYLLSDEICGHLISDCCKNNALCLNFPQQTCSIHPKEYCFNFSELDSATQMLEDLKSQRKKASIESFLDLKKSLPSTQATFSTMCSNSASSDDLGLWINSHTSDTSSKPSSTIWPSCDLISMSDADDMNHSSFYKNYSFQERTKMNALQTLESLSSDTDPIVIRETTVKGQPWSSLNPHWNEFSEYDVPNNDSPLIHSFLYSKEQENTTLFESLASIQPVSQTQARKVSFFDKERCKEKKALFGVTIPIVENLNGCSMKMPWFGNTYKKELNSKNNPLLDNDFFFMDRYEKKAIPSEKQNTDMFSKYPYPQNDTKTLGAFTETPNSKPFFDSHGHFPSSTFSTLVNTSNTSVSRLHKQSTKPPYVGSCKKSLLDSSHTLQKTKAKSSYQTLTFPGVSLEKEPVTCRGRKSGAPIVLAHPEEFKNPSSFLKVYGDPLCIHLNDEKTVTSILRGKNGNWGCQRCGNVNYPRRFRCNKCNELRSAKGDAVVSEYVLNVYEQHVKFYRQLAA from the exons ATGGAGAATCAATGTCACTCGAGTCGAAATGATTCAAAATTTGACACTACTTATATTGTGTCTGAACCACATCTGTCGTCGACACCCAAAAGACGTCACGTCTCAGACACTTTTCGTGTCAATCATGACCCTTACCTTTTGAGTGATGAAATTTGCGGTCACTTGATTTCTGACTGTTGCAAAAACAATGCGttatgtttaaattttccaCAACAAACTTGCTCAATTCATCCTAAAgaatattgtttcaatttttctgaattaGATTCCGCGACACAAATGTTGGAGGATCTTAAATCACAAAGAAAAAAGGCATCCATAGAGTCTTTTTTAGATTTGAAAAAGTCTTTACCATCAACACAAGCAACATTTTCCAcg ATGTGTAGTAATTCAGCATCGAGTGATGACTTAGGATTATGGATTAACTCCCACACAAGCGACACGTCCTCCAAACCCTCCTCTACTATCTGGCCATCTTGTGACCTTATATCCATGTCGGATGCAGATGACATGAatcattcttctttttataaaaattattcttttcaagaaagaacaaaaatgaatgcGTTACAAACACTTGAATCTCTTTCAAGCGATACTGATCCGATAGTTATCAGGGAAACAACTGTCAAAGGTCAACCTTGGTCTTCACTCAATCCACATTGGAATGAATTTTCAGAATACGATGTACCCAATAATGATTCACCATTAATACATTCATTTCTGTATTCGAAAGAGCAAGAGAATACTACCTTATTTGAAAGTTTAGCCTCAATTCAACCCGTTTCACAGACTCAAGCTAGAAAGGTATCTTTTTTTGACAAAGAGAGGTGTAAGGAGAAAAAGGCATTGTTTGGTGTAACAATACCTATAGTGGAGAATTTAAATGGGTGTTCAATGAAGATGCCTTGGTTTGGGAATACGTATAAAAAGGAATTGAATAGTAAAAACAATCCTCTCCTGGacaatgatttcttttttatggaCCGTTATGAAAAAAAAGCTATTCCgagtgaaaaacaaaacacagaCATGTTCTCAAAATATCCTTATCCacaaaatgatacaaaaactTTAGGTGCTTTCACAGAAACTCCTAATTCCAAACCATTCTTTGACTCTCATGGACATTTTCCTTCCTCAACATTCTCGACTCTTGTTAATACCTCCAATACTTCAGTATCTCGTTTACATAAACAGTCAACAAAGCCACCTTACGTTGGGAGCTGCAAAAAAAGTTTACTCGATTCATCACATACCCTACAAAAAACCAAGGCCAAAAGTTCTTACC AAACTTTAACATTTCCAGGAGTTTCTTTAGAGAAAGAACCCGTCACGTgtcgaggaagaaaaagtgGTGCGCCTATTGTTCTTGCACATCCCGAAGAGTTCAAGAATCCTAGCAGTTTTTTAAAAGTGTATGGGGATCCTTtatgtattcatttaaatgatgaaaaaaCAGTAACATCAATTTTGCGAGGAAAAAATGGTAATTGGGGATGCCAAAGATGTGGTAATGTCAATTACCCTCGTCGTTTTCGATGCAATAAATGTAATGAACTACGAAGTGCAAAGGGAGATGCTGTTGTCTCTGAGTATGTCTTGAATGTATATGAACAGCATGTGAAATTTTATCGTCAACTCGCGGCGTAA